The genomic DNA CTTCTTCTGTAAATGGAGCCATCGTCATTAGTCCGACCACTTCAATTTTATCGAATTCTTGCAAACTTTGAATAAAAGAAACAACCTCTTCTATTGCCAATCCTTGCTTCGATTCTTCAGATGAGGTTTTCACTTGAATAAAGCATTTCACTTTCTTATCAGCACGTTTCTGAATTTCTTTCGCCAGGGAAAGACGATCTAACGAATGTAAATAATCAATTTCATTAATGATTTCTTTTACTTTTCTCGTTTGTAATGAGCCAATAAAGTGCCAATTAACTTTTGAACCGAAATGCTCGTATTTCTGTAAGAAACCTTCATTTCTATTTTCACCTAAATCGATAATTCCAGCTTCAATTACTTCGTTTGTTTTTTCAATCCCTACAGTTTTTGTCACTGCAACAAGTTTAATATCTTGCAACGAACGTCCAGCTCGAGCGCAAGATTCTTTAATAGCTTCGTTTACAATCACTAAATTTTCTTGTACTGTCACTTGCTTCCTTCCTCCTTAAAACCTATGAAACTCAACATTCTTCCTGTCTTACCTTGATCACGACGATGAGAGAAAAATAGTTGCTCTTCACAGCTTGTACAAAGAGATGACATTACAATATGCTCTTCTTTTATGCCTGCTTGTACACATAATATACGATTAATTTCTTTTAAATTAATTGCGTACTGCCCGTCAGAAATTTTTTGATGAGGAACAGCACCGCTAACTACTTCCTGTGCTGCTGTTAATACACGATCATCCACAACATAACAACAAGATCCGATCGACGGCCCAATTGCAACATGAATTTCATCACTTGAAATACCTTCTGCATTCCACTTTTGAATCATTTCCTTTGCAATCTCTTGTACAGTGCCTTTCCATCCAGCATGCGCAAGTCCTATCATACCATGTGATGGTGCATAAAAATAGAGCGGAACACAATCCGCGTAACAAGACGTTAACAGAACATCTTCATTACTCGTATAAATGCCATCTGTTTTTGAAATGCCGTCCTCATATGAATAGACGCCACTTCCTTTTTCCTGTTGCCCTACTTTTTCAACATGATGAGCATGAACTTGTTCAGAGCAAATCCAGTTTTCTAATGGTTTTTGTAACTTATTTGCTAAAATGCGTCTGTTTTCATGAACGTTCTCCACGATATCATTCACATGTAATCCTAAATTCATCGCATGAAAGGAGCCCGTACTTATCCCACCATCTTTTGTCGTAAATCCAGCAGTAATGTTTCCAAGTTCTTTCCACGCTTGTAAATACAGTATACCGTCCACATATTTAAATGGTTCTCTCATAATAAAGCGGCTCCTTTTAATTAAAATAACAGAAAAAAGCATGGTACTTCCTGTCTATTTTACCATACTTTTATTTTTTCATAATCCTAACAGAAAAAAAAGAGGAATTTGTAATATTCTTTATGAAATTGTCGGTGTTTGTATTGATTCTGTTACAGAATTAACAGGATTTACTCTTACAAGTATGACATCTTCCCCAATTTTCACAATTTCCTTCCAAGGAATTACAATCTCAACATCTTTTCCAAAAATACCTAGCATACGTGTCTGTTTGGAAATAATAACAGAACAAATTTTCCCTGTGTTCATATCAATTTCAATATCTCCAATATTCCCAATCCTTTTTCCATCTGAAATATTTATAACATCCTTCATCTGTAACTCTGAAATTCGTATCACCATTTTTATCCTCTCCCTTATATGACGAATTGGAAACTGTTTCTCATATTTACAGGAAGCCACCTATACGAAACACCATGCTAGTTTCATTATATGAACACTAATCCCCTACTATGAGCACAAACCATATTACATATAAAAAGGTCTCACCATAATTGGTGAGACCTTATCCTTGAATCGTTTTATTCATTTGTTTAATGGCTGACTTCTCTAAACGTGATACTTGCGCTTGGGAAATCCCAATTTCTTCTGCAACTTCCATCTGTGTCTTTCCTTGGAAGAAACGTTTTCTAATAATCATTTTCTCTCGATCATTTAAACGCTTCATTCCTTCTTTTAATGCTAATTCTTCAACCCACTGCTCGTCCTTTTGTTTTTCATCACTTAACTGATCCATAACAAAGATAGGATCTCCTCCATCATTATAAATCGGTTCAAATAATGAAACTGGGTCTTGAATCGCATCTAAAGCAAATACTATCTCTTCATGAGTTACTTCTAGCACTTTTGCAATATCCATTGCTGTTGGTTCTTTTGAATTTTCTGCAATCAACTTTTCTCTTACTTGCAAAGCTTTATACGCAATATCTCGCAATGAGCGCGATACGCGAATTGGATTATTATCACGCAAATATCTGCGTATTTCCCCAATAATCATCGGCACAGCATACGTTGAAAATTTTACATTTTGGCCTAAATCAAAATTATCAATTGATTTCATAAGTCCAATGCAACCAACTTGAAATAAATCGTCAACATATTCTCCTCTGTTATTAAATCTTTGGATGACGCTCAGTACAAGACGTAAGTTTCCATTCACTAATTTTTCTCTTGCGCTTATCTCTCCACTTTGCATTTCACGAAATAATTTACGCATCTCTTCATTTTTTAATACTGGAAGTTTAGCTGTATCAACACCGCAAATTTCTACTTTGTTTCTCGTCAAAGTGTTCCCTCCTATCGGGAGTTGCTGTACAGTGTAAAGTATTTCCTTTGAAGGGGATTTTATGCATATGGTTTTTTCACGATTTTTTATTTAAATTATCTTTCCTAATACAACTAAATAGAATAAGACCAGCCTACATAACGGCTGGTCTTATTCTTCACACCATTTTATTAAATTCTTTTCGTAATCTTTTTATAATTCTTTTTTCTAAACGCGAAATGTATGACTGTGAAATCCCAAGCATATCCGCCACATCTTTTTGCGTCTTTTCCTCTCCTCCAGCAAGACCAAACCGAAGTTCCATAATTTGTTTTTCACGATCATTTAATTGGTGTAATGCTTTCATTAAAAGGTGACGATCTACAGTAGCTTCTAAATCTTTTGTAATAATATCATCATCTGTACCTAACACGTCAGACAACAACAGTTCATTCCCATCCCAATCAATGTTTAGCGGTTCATCAAAAGAAACTTCTGAACGATTTTTGTTATTTCGACGTAAATGCATTAAAATTTCATTTTCTATACAACGCGATGCATATGTTGCTAATTTTATTTTCTTTTCTGGATTAAATGTATTTACCGCTTTAATAAGGCCGATTGTTCCTATACTAATCAAATCTTCAATATTTATCCCTGTATTTTCAAACTTTCTTGCTATATATACAACGAGCCTTAAGTTACGTTCAATAAGTAATGACCTTGCTGCCTGATCTCCCTTTGGCAATTTATTCAAAAGAACTTCCTCTTCTTCTTTCGTTAACGGTGGTGGCAACGCTTCACTTCCACCAATATAATAAATTTCATCGGTCTTAATTCCTAATTTCAGCAATACTTTATACCAAAGGTATACTAAATAAAATTTTAATTTCATCATATTATCCCGCCTCTCATTATTAAGCGATCACCATTTTTTGTGAAATCAACATTTTTGGATGCACAATACATTGATACTCCCCATTTGTAGACAGTTGTTGTGTATTTAATCCAATTAATACTTTGTTTACAACAATAGAACTACCTTCATGATCAACTTGCACACTGTCAGGCTTAATTGCCCACAAAAATTGACTTTCTACTCCTACTGCACGGAAAGGAATTAAACGTAATTTTGTCGCCCAACCAGAATCATTTTCTGGTATTTGAGGAATTTCTGTTTTGGAATAAATTTGTTCTGTTAACCAAGATGGTAAGCAATGTTCTAATGATGAAACATGCATAATCATAACGGGTGTTTTTGTTAATGGATCGTAAAGTTGGTTCCCACTGTCAATAAGACCTGCCAGTTCTAGTTCTTCTTCGGCCAATTGAATTTTTACTTTCACAATTTGGTCATAGTGTATTTTCGTGACCTCTACGCTTTCAATACGCTTTTTAGAAAAATAATAAATTACCGGAAAACCAAAAATAACAAATAACCAACTAATTGGATCGCCGTAAGAAATTGACTGAGATTGAACCAATCCATTTACCATTTCATTCGTTTGCAAAAAGAAATGAGTTCCAATTAATCCTCCGCCAACCATAAAGGTTACAAAGTAAAAAGTAAAAACAGTCTGTGCATAATTTCTAAATGTTGTAAACCCAAATGCTGTATACACAATAAGTAACGAGTACAGTAGTTTCATAATTGGATGTGTCATCATAGAAGCAAAAGGAGTAAAGGCAAAAATAACAATAGTTGAACCTATAAATGCCCCTAACACAAGCCTCCATCTTTTGATTTTCTTTTTTAACACGGTAGCTGTTAATAAAAGCAAAAGAAAATCAATGCAGGCGTTTAACAACCAAACAACGTCGGCGTAAACAACCAAACAATTCACCTCTTTTTTCAAGTTGAGACTAGTATAATGCATATCCAATAGGAAAGTGTGTCAATTTGCGGAGGTGTTTTTTTGTTATTTTGTGATTTCTAGACATAATCTGTCGGTAAAGAATAAAAGTACAAATTCATAGAATGATATACTCTTATTTTCACCAACAAAATATATTGAAATATACGAAATAAAAAAAGACCTGCTTAGCAGGTCTTTTCCATTTAAAAAACAAAAAAGGAGCATGAAAGCTCCTTTTTTTATCGTCTACGACGGTTACGTAAAAATGCTGGAATATCGATATCATCTGAATCTGAATGACGTTCATGTACAACTGGCTCTTCACGCTTCATTTCACGTTTTACTTCACGTTGTTTTGAAGGTTGAGCTACTGGTTGTTGCTGTTGTTGCGTGTGGTTCGCATTCGGACGAATAATTGGTTTTGGTGGTTGAGTTGCAATGCTATCATCAAAACCAGTTGCAATTACAGTTACAACGATATCATCTTTTAATCCTTCGTTAATAACAGAACCAAAGATCATATTTACTTCTGGATCTGAAGCTGAGGCTACGATATCTGCCGCTTCTTGTACTTCATATAAGCTTAAGTTAGCGCCACCCGTAATATTCATGATAACACCTTGAGCTCCATCAATAGATGTTTCTAGTAATGGACTAGAAATCGCTTTTTTCGCAGCTTCTGCAGCACGATTTTCCCCGTTACCAGAACCAATACCCATTAAAGCAGAACCTCTATTAGACATAATTGTCTTTACGTCTGCAAAGTCTAAATTAATTAAACCTGGCGTTGCAATTAAATCCGAAATACCTTGAACACCTTGACGTAATACGTTATCAGCTTCACGGAATGCTTCTAACATTGGCGTATTTTTATCAACGATCTCTAATAAGCGATCGTTTGGAATTACAATAAGAGTATCTACATTTTCTTTAAATGCTGCAATACCAGATGCTGCTTGCGTTGCACGTTTACGTCCTTCAAAAGTAAATGGACGTGTTACAACACCAACTGTTAAAGCACCTAATTCTTTTGCAACTTGAGCAACAACTGGAGCTGCACCAGTTCCAGTTCCACCGCCCATACCAGCAGTTACGAAGACCATATCCGCACCACGAAGTGCTTCTTGGATCTGTTCTTTACTTTCTTCTGCAGCTTTTTTCCCTACTTCAGGGTTTGCGCCTGCACCAAGTCCACGCGTTAATTTTCCACCAATTTGCATTTTTGTTTCAGCTTTTGATAGATTTAATGCTTGTGCATCAGTGTTCACAGCGATAAAGTCTACACCTTGTACACCGTGTTCAATCATACGGTTTACAGCATTGTTTCCGCCACCGCCGACACCGATAACTTTTATATTCGCTAATTGATCTTGAGTAGTATCAAACTCTAACATGTCGAAATCCCCCTAGAACCTCATTTTTCGTGTCCAATTTTAATCCCATAAATAACGGAATACACGTTTTACTTTTGACATCATACGGTCATCATTTTGATTATTATTGTTTTGATTACGAGTTTTTTGTTTCGCAGGTTGCTGTTGTACCGGCGTTGGTGCTGGTGCTGGTACTGTTTCAAAATGCTCTTGCTTTTCCTGCACATTTTTCCCACGTAATTTAGCTTTTTGATAAGAATGTTTAATTAATCCAACTCCGCTTGTATATTGGGGCTCACGCACACCAATATAATCAGGAGTTGCTACACGAACATTTTCATGTAAAATATCATATGCAAGATCAAGAACACCTGGCATAGAAGCAATTCCGCCAGTTAGTACATAACCAGAAGCCACTTGCTTTACTCCTAACTTACGCACTTCATCTTGAACAAACATTAAAATTTCCTCTACACGAGCCTCTATTATATCCGATAATTCCAACTGAGAATATTGTTCTGTTTGATCACTTCCCATAATAGGAACCGTAAACATCTCTTCTTCAGATGCTGTATCATAAAAAGCATGTCCATATTTCAACTTAATTTGATCTGCATTTTCTGTTGAAGTTTTCAACCCAATTGCAATATCCTTCGTTATATGGTCTCCACCTAATGGTAATACGCTCGTCGCTTGTAACTCTCCGTCTTTAAAAATAGATAAAGTTGTAGATCCTCCCCCCATATCAACAAGGGCTACTCCTCTATTTTTTTCATCTGAAGATATAGCAACTGTTGCAGCCGCTAAAGGTTGAAGACAAATATCAACAATTTCAAGACCTGCTTTTTCTACACAACGAAGTAGGTTATGTAGTAAAGTTCTCGAGCCTGTAATAAGTGTACCTTCCATTTCTAATCTTACACCGATCATCCCGCGTGGATCGTTAATCTCGTCAAGACCGTCTACGATGAACTGTCGAGGTACCACATCAATAAACTCACGTTCTGGAGCAATTGACACAACTTGTGCTGCATCTAGAACGCGTAAGACATCTTCATTCCCGATTTCACGATCTTCATTTGAAACAGCGACTACTCCGTGACAAGGAAGTAGCTGTACCTGGTTTGCATTGACACCTACTACAACTTGCTCAATATGGATTCCCACCATACGCTCAGCTTGTTCAATTGCTTTTTTAATTGATCGAACAGTCTCGTCTATATCAACTATCGATCCCTTCTTTAAACCATTTGATTTTACATTTCCAACACCAATAATGTTTAAGCTGTCATTAACCATTTCACCAATGATGACTTTAACATTGGATGTACCGATGTCAAGACTAACATATATTTCATTGCTGTTCATTCTTTGGCACCTCCTTCTTTATTTATACCATACAACTCAATATATGGAACAACAATCGCAACTTTACTATTTATAAGAAAAATATTCAACGTCTTTATACGTTTCCCTTTTTTAACCCTATATTTTTCTTATTTTTATTTAGCATTCAATTAAGAATATCGCAGTAAACTATGAATAACTGCTTATCTTGAAATAATTCTATTTCGAGTGTAAAGTTTACCGCCAAGTATAAGTCTACACTAAGATGTACTCATAGAAAAGTGAAACTTGTACCAATACTAGTATGAATCTAAGAATTTTTACATATTTTTCATCAAATGAACCATTCTTCTAAATTCGTATGCATATAATAGAACGTTTGTTTTGTTTTTTCTGCTATAAGCAACGAAAACTACCATTCTATTCTTTTTTTTCTTCCGCACCTAATTCTTTCGTATATGCACCTACTTCTAAATCAATTAATACCTTCTTACCTGGCTCAATTGTTTTTAAAATAAGCGGATAGGCTTCCATACGTTTTGCGAAATTTTGAATCGTAGTGCTCACTTCATAACCTTCATTCATATATAAAGTAAGATGATCTTCATTCGCATTCGTTGGAGAATAGCGAATCTCCGAAATAGATTTTAAAATAGCTGGTGTTAATTTTTCTAGTTCAGCGATTAACTCCTTCATTTTCTCTTCTTTAAAAGGTTCGAAAATCGGTGCTGCAACAGGAAGTTTTCCATTAGGTAGTACATCAAGTGTTTTTCCATTCTCTAATAACGGTTGTAATTTTCCCTCTTTATTTATATAACCAATCGTTAAATATTCTTCAATATGAACATCAATCTTGTTTGGAAAACGTTTTTTTACATTTACTGCTTTAATTTCTTTTCGCTTCGTTAAGTTTTCTTCAGCTTTATGTGCTGTCACTCGGAAATAACTTGTATCATATGTCACGCCTGAATCCTTCATTACTTGCTCATCCGTCATATAATGATTTCCAAACACACTAATCTTTTTTATATTACTAAGCGGAGACCGAAAATAAATTAAAAAGAGCACTAATAAAAATAAAATTGATATGTATAAAATCAATCGATGATTAACATTTTTTTTGTTTTTTTTCTTTTGATTTTTCAATTTTGGTACACGATCTTGTAGTTTAATCACTTTACTATTATTCATGTACGATCCCCCTATGTAACATAAATGATAATGAGCGGAACGAATAACCGTTATCTTCCAATGATTTCTACTTCTGTGTGCATATCTACATCAAATTTATCCTTAATTGTATGTTTTATTAATTCAATTAAGGACAATACATCTTGCGCTGAAGCTCCCCCGGTATTAACAATAAAATTGCCATGCATTTGAGAAATTTGAGCTCCACCAATCCTATAACCACGAAGCCCTGCTTTTTCTACTAAATCGCCTGCAAAATGTGGGATTGGATTCCGAAATATACTTCCTGCACACGGGTGATTCCATGGTTGCGTTTCACGGCGGTAATCTTTATTATTTTGCATGCTACGTACAATTTCTTCACGT from Bacillus cereus G9842 includes the following:
- the spoIIGA gene encoding sigma-E processing peptidase SpoIIGA; this translates as MVVYADVVWLLNACIDFLLLLLTATVLKKKIKRWRLVLGAFIGSTIVIFAFTPFASMMTHPIMKLLYSLLIVYTAFGFTTFRNYAQTVFTFYFVTFMVGGGLIGTHFFLQTNEMVNGLVQSQSISYGDPISWLFVIFGFPVIYYFSKKRIESVEVTKIHYDQIVKVKIQLAEEELELAGLIDSGNQLYDPLTKTPVMIMHVSSLEHCLPSWLTEQIYSKTEIPQIPENDSGWATKLRLIPFRAVGVESQFLWAIKPDSVQVDHEGSSIVVNKVLIGLNTQQLSTNGEYQCIVHPKMLISQKMVIA
- the divIB gene encoding cell division protein DivIB: MNNSKVIKLQDRVPKLKNQKKKNKKNVNHRLILYISILFLLVLFLIYFRSPLSNIKKISVFGNHYMTDEQVMKDSGVTYDTSYFRVTAHKAEENLTKRKEIKAVNVKKRFPNKIDVHIEEYLTIGYINKEGKLQPLLENGKTLDVLPNGKLPVAAPIFEPFKEEKMKELIAELEKLTPAILKSISEIRYSPTNANEDHLTLYMNEGYEVSTTIQNFAKRMEAYPLILKTIEPGKKVLIDLEVGAYTKELGAEEKKE
- the pgeF gene encoding peptidoglycan editing factor PgeF, yielding MREPFKYVDGILYLQAWKELGNITAGFTTKDGGISTGSFHAMNLGLHVNDIVENVHENRRILANKLQKPLENWICSEQVHAHHVEKVGQQEKGSGVYSYEDGISKTDGIYTSNEDVLLTSCYADCVPLYFYAPSHGMIGLAHAGWKGTVQEIAKEMIQKWNAEGISSDEIHVAIGPSIGSCCYVVDDRVLTAAQEVVSGAVPHQKISDGQYAINLKEINRILCVQAGIKEEHIVMSSLCTSCEEQLFFSHRRDQGKTGRMLSFIGFKEEGSK
- a CDS encoding YggS family pyridoxal phosphate-dependent enzyme, with protein sequence MTVQENLVIVNEAIKESCARAGRSLQDIKLVAVTKTVGIEKTNEVIEAGIIDLGENRNEGFLQKYEHFGSKVNWHFIGSLQTRKVKEIINEIDYLHSLDRLSLAKEIQKRADKKVKCFIQVKTSSEESKQGLAIEEVVSFIQSLQEFDKIEVVGLMTMAPFTEEEEEIRRCFKELRMLQTEVQELELLHAPCKELSMGMSNDYTIAIEEGATYIRLGTILVGKA
- the ftsA gene encoding cell division protein FtsA gives rise to the protein MNSNEIYVSLDIGTSNVKVIIGEMVNDSLNIIGVGNVKSNGLKKGSIVDIDETVRSIKKAIEQAERMVGIHIEQVVVGVNANQVQLLPCHGVVAVSNEDREIGNEDVLRVLDAAQVVSIAPEREFIDVVPRQFIVDGLDEINDPRGMIGVRLEMEGTLITGSRTLLHNLLRCVEKAGLEIVDICLQPLAAATVAISSDEKNRGVALVDMGGGSTTLSIFKDGELQATSVLPLGGDHITKDIAIGLKTSTENADQIKLKYGHAFYDTASEEEMFTVPIMGSDQTEQYSQLELSDIIEARVEEILMFVQDEVRKLGVKQVASGYVLTGGIASMPGVLDLAYDILHENVRVATPDYIGVREPQYTSGVGLIKHSYQKAKLRGKNVQEKQEHFETVPAPAPTPVQQQPAKQKTRNQNNNNQNDDRMMSKVKRVFRYLWD
- the sigE gene encoding RNA polymerase sporulation sigma factor SigE produces the protein MMKLKFYLVYLWYKVLLKLGIKTDEIYYIGGSEALPPPLTKEEEEVLLNKLPKGDQAARSLLIERNLRLVVYIARKFENTGINIEDLISIGTIGLIKAVNTFNPEKKIKLATYASRCIENEILMHLRRNNKNRSEVSFDEPLNIDWDGNELLLSDVLGTDDDIITKDLEATVDRHLLMKALHQLNDREKQIMELRFGLAGGEEKTQKDVADMLGISQSYISRLEKRIIKRLRKEFNKMV
- a CDS encoding YlmC/YmxH family sporulation protein → MVIRISELQMKDVINISDGKRIGNIGDIEIDMNTGKICSVIISKQTRMLGIFGKDVEIVIPWKEIVKIGEDVILVRVNPVNSVTESIQTPTIS
- the ftsZ gene encoding cell division protein FtsZ gives rise to the protein MLEFDTTQDQLANIKVIGVGGGGNNAVNRMIEHGVQGVDFIAVNTDAQALNLSKAETKMQIGGKLTRGLGAGANPEVGKKAAEESKEQIQEALRGADMVFVTAGMGGGTGTGAAPVVAQVAKELGALTVGVVTRPFTFEGRKRATQAASGIAAFKENVDTLIVIPNDRLLEIVDKNTPMLEAFREADNVLRQGVQGISDLIATPGLINLDFADVKTIMSNRGSALMGIGSGNGENRAAEAAKKAISSPLLETSIDGAQGVIMNITGGANLSLYEVQEAADIVASASDPEVNMIFGSVINEGLKDDIVVTVIATGFDDSIATQPPKPIIRPNANHTQQQQQPVAQPSKQREVKREMKREEPVVHERHSDSDDIDIPAFLRNRRRR
- the sigG gene encoding RNA polymerase sporulation sigma factor SigG, with the translated sequence MTRNKVEICGVDTAKLPVLKNEEMRKLFREMQSGEISAREKLVNGNLRLVLSVIQRFNNRGEYVDDLFQVGCIGLMKSIDNFDLGQNVKFSTYAVPMIIGEIRRYLRDNNPIRVSRSLRDIAYKALQVREKLIAENSKEPTAMDIAKVLEVTHEEIVFALDAIQDPVSLFEPIYNDGGDPIFVMDQLSDEKQKDEQWVEELALKEGMKRLNDREKMIIRKRFFQGKTQMEVAEEIGISQAQVSRLEKSAIKQMNKTIQG